A genomic window from Carassius gibelio isolate Cgi1373 ecotype wild population from Czech Republic chromosome A11, carGib1.2-hapl.c, whole genome shotgun sequence includes:
- the LOC128022316 gene encoding PHD finger protein 20 gives MSKMPPNRRGIKFEVGTALEARDSLKNWYTANIEKIDYENEKILIHYRQWSHRYDEWFDWASPYLRPVERIQLRREGRQEDSFIPGFHVNDKVLASWSDCRFYPARVLAVNKDASYTVKFYDGVIQTVKGIHVKPFTKERTKKLTAKNGETPMLKKTEKDKNMQEENGVSGAKQAAGQTDHVPEKEEDEISDLDREEGEKKKISGNRTCLKVENISILEQVGQHNYSKSFLKKVSGTEEAAVKMEDSVVFDSGMNFNEAMVKRNETEEAEVQVEQKKEEIKEQCLPHDRKAQKQPIRRKRRLSMARRSSKKSKTDSGKHFHKDSKSTCASTSQEKELDPLDLTPSSSGTAVLKAQCQSETLKPTTIRKQSFHNPNRFSREPLYRVIRNQPPPVLSINLDHNPCKCSIPGCTKSFRKAKLLHYHMKYYHGDDRLIEQDQTRAMDKHTTLNNQESSKKRCIPSHECAQMSVKRHSVVSAQNYQRWPSLKYKNREDQLDRNMQRYFDKERERRFMEMEDVKERDKLKEKQTRDFLRIKLKENKKMRKTTSDEDSISDWSSDSCGWSEDEMGADLDVIASPLSCSSAASTTGSQETIRCVCEVEEENDFMLQCEECLYWQHGTCMGLLEENVPERYACFICRDSPGQIRGQRPRLRYWYDRDWLSTGHMYGLSFLENYSHKNGKKIAATHQLLGDVQHVVEVLNGLQLKISVLQSQSHPDLKLWRQTDMAEKSRMKTMDRPDTKTVSASASLDAIQRKEPLISTFQDYISSEHSYQKPQTLYQVLEQRLVLKTRFESVLGDRLHNTETVLKNDQHCNGEIQPALLKTCSTQLCNHSMDLGEKCEAGADGGGVKGGAQQQQWKISLLEHIETVQEEVTQRMDFIERELDVLENWLDCTGELEPPEPLDRLPELKHSIKQLLNEMGKVQQIARTCAT, from the exons ATGAGCAAAATGCCTCCTAACAGACGAGGAATTAAGTTTGAGGTGGGCACTGCTCTTGAAGCACGGGACAGTCTTAAGAACTG GTATACTGCCAACATTGAGAAGATTGACTATGAGAATGAGAAGATCTTAATCCACTATCGCCAGTGGAGCCATCGCTATGATGAGTGGTTTGACTGGGCCAGTCCGTACCTGAGACCCGTGGAGAGGATTCAGCTGAGGAGAGAGGGACGGCAGGAAGACAGTTTTATCCCT GGATTTCATGTGAATGACAAAGTTCTTGCCAGCTGGTCTGATTGTCGATTTTATCCTGCAAGAGTCTTGGCTGTCAATAAAGATG CATCCTACACTGTCAAGTTCTATGATGGTGTCATCCAAACAGTCAAAGGAATCCACGTGAAACCCTTCACCAAAGAG AGAACAAAGAAACTTACTGCTAAAAATGGAGAGACGCCCATGTTAAAAAAGACTGAAAAGGACAAGAACATGCAAGAGGAGAATGGAGTCAGCGGTGCTAAACAAGCAGCAGGACAAACTGACCATGTTCCTGAGAAAGAGGAAGATGAGATCTCAGATTTGGATAGAGAAGAAGGAGAAAAGAAGAAAATCAGTGGAAATCGGACATGCCTTAAAGTGGAAAATATAAGCATCTTGGAGCAAGTAGGGCAGCACAATTACAGTAAGTCATTTCTGAAGAAGGTCTCGGGGACTGAGGAGGCTGCAGTGAAGATGGAGGACTCTGTGGTGTTTGACTCGGGTATGAACTTTAATGAGGCGATGGTGAAGAGGAATGAGACAGAGGAAGCAGAAGTCCAGGTGGAACAAAAAAAGGAGGAAATCAAAGAACAGTGTCTTCCTCATGACAGAAAAGCACAGAAGCAGCCCATAAGAA GGAAAAGGAGACTATCAATGGCACGAAGGAGCTCCAAAAAAAGCAAGACTGATTCAG gaaaacattttcataaagatTCCAAGTCCACATGTGCATCCACCAGTCAAGAAAAAGAACTAGACCCCTTAGATCTAACACCATCATCCAGTGGAACAGCAGTACTTAAGGCTCAGTGCCAATCAGAAACGCTTAAGCCTACAA cAATTAGAAAACAATCTTTTCACAACCCCAACCGTTTCAGCAGAGAGCCAT TATACAGAGTCATCAGAAACCAGCCTCCACCAGTGCTCTCTATCAACTTGGACCATAATCCATGTAAATGTAGCATTCCTGGCTGTACAAAGTCTTTCCGGAAAGCAAAACTTCTGCACTATCATATGAAGTACTACCATGGAGATGATCGTCTGATAGAACAGGACCAGACCAGGGCAATGGACAAACACACCACACTTAATAATCAGGAGAGCTCTAAGAAGAGGTGCATTCCATCACATGAGTGTGCGCAGATGTCTGTGAAGAGACACTCTGTTGTCAGTGCACAGAATTACCAACGGTGGCCATCACTGAAGTACAAGAACAGAGAGGATCAGCTAGACAGAAACATGCAAAGATACTTCGACAAGGAAAGAGAGAGGAGGTTTATGGAAATGG AAGATGTGAAAGAACGTGACAAGCTAAAAGAGAAACAGACTAGAGACTTTCTGCGAATTAagttaaaggaaaataaaaaaatgagaaaaaccaCATCAG ATGAGGATAGCATTTCTGATTGGTCCTCTGACAGCTGTGGATGGAGTGAAGATGAAATGGGGGCAGATTTGGACGTCATTGCCTCACCTCTCAGCTGTAGCTCCGCTGCCTCGACTACAGGAAGTCAGGAAACTATCCGTTGTGTGTGTGAAGTGGAAGAGGAAAATGACTTCATGTTACAG TGTGAAGAGTGCCTGTACTGGCAGCATGGAACCTGCATGGGCCTTCTGGAAGAGAATGTTCCAGAGCGATACGCTTGCTTCATTTGCCGGGATTCCCCAG GGCAGATCAGAGGTCAGAGACCGCGTCTACGGTACTGGTATGACAGGGACTGGCTTAGCACCGGCCATATGTATGGCCTCTCTTTCCTGGAGAACTACTCCCATAAGAACGGGAAGAAGATTGCAGCCACTCATCAGCTGTTAGGTGACGTTCAGCATGTGGTGGAAGTCCTCAATGGCCTGCAGCTGAAAATTAGTGTGTTACA GAGCCAAAGTCATCCAGACCTAAAGTTGTGGCGTCAGACTGATATGGCTGAGAAATCCAGGATGAAAACCATGGATCGTCCagacacaaaaacagtttctgctTCAGCATCCTTGGATGCCATTCAACGTAAAGAGCCCTTGATTTCAACCTTTCAGGACTATATTAGCAGTGAGCATAGCTACCAAAAGCCACAAACACTGTACCAGGTATTGGAGCAGAGGCTGGTGCTGAAGACACGGTTTGAGTCGGTGCTGGGAGACCGGTTGCACAACACTGAGACAGTGCTGAAGAATGACCAACACTGTAATGGAGAGATCCAACCAGCACTACTGAAGACATGCAGTACTCAGCTGTGCAACCACAGCATG GATCTAGGAGAGAAGTGTGAGGCGGGTGCTGATGGAGGAGGGGTTAAGGGCGGAGCTCAACAGCAGCAGTGGAAGATCAGCCTCCTGGAGCATATTGAGACTGTACAAGAAGAGGTTACTCAAAGGATGGACTTCATCGAAAGGGAGCTTGATG TGCTTGAAAACTGGCTGGACTGCACGGGTGAGTTGGAGCCTCCAGAGCCACTGGACCGTCTGCCTGAACTCAAGCACAGCATCAAACAGCTGCTGAATGAAATGGGAAAGGTGCAGCAGATCGCTCGGACATGTGCCACATGA